Proteins encoded by one window of Salmonirosea aquatica:
- a CDS encoding GLPGLI family protein, protein MKQIRLIFFFAVFALPTLAQEMEGVVTYEKVYHWASIYSRMDFMSQEEKDRIKLTWGNDDEDKTKMKLVFTPSRSKYTYDSDQATSDDGRYSWRQRDYIIYRDYETEKKTEIIEMLGKTYVIEDSLQTPKWKVMNKIKDINGHVCMLAVAEDTIKKQKVEAWFAHDLPVSIGPEKYFGLPGLIMELDINEGDVVVTATKVEMKPVGEEVNLPKKIKGKKLTNKEYDDLLWTHIRDSMVAHRNPYWSMPY, encoded by the coding sequence ATGAAACAAATACGCCTTATTTTCTTCTTTGCTGTTTTCGCCCTTCCTACCCTGGCTCAGGAAATGGAAGGTGTTGTCACCTACGAAAAGGTGTACCACTGGGCCAGCATTTACTCCCGAATGGACTTCATGAGTCAGGAGGAAAAAGACCGGATCAAACTGACCTGGGGAAACGACGATGAAGATAAAACCAAAATGAAACTGGTTTTTACGCCCAGCCGGAGTAAATATACCTACGACAGCGACCAAGCCACCAGTGACGATGGCCGGTACAGTTGGCGGCAACGCGATTATATTATTTATCGTGACTATGAGACCGAAAAGAAAACCGAAATCATCGAGATGTTGGGTAAAACTTACGTGATTGAGGATTCGCTTCAGACGCCGAAATGGAAAGTAATGAATAAGATCAAGGACATAAACGGCCACGTGTGCATGCTGGCGGTGGCGGAAGATACCATCAAAAAGCAGAAAGTCGAAGCGTGGTTTGCTCATGATCTGCCGGTTTCGATCGGGCCGGAAAAGTACTTCGGTTTGCCGGGCTTGATTATGGAGCTGGATATCAATGAAGGGGATGTAGTGGTAACGGCGACAAAAGTGGAAATGAAGCCGGTAGGAGAGGAAGTTAATTTGCCGAAAAAAATAAAAGGTAAGAAGCTGACCAACAAGGAATACGATGACTTACTCTGGACGCATATTCGGGACAGTATGGTAGCGCATCGGAACCCTTATTGGTCCATGCCGTATTAA